A stretch of the Vigna radiata var. radiata cultivar VC1973A chromosome 7, Vradiata_ver6, whole genome shotgun sequence genome encodes the following:
- the LOC106767349 gene encoding uncharacterized protein LOC106767349, protein MLLCLPYLPRLDFYSNKLSVPTKQTMAASTSPNFSTSLHKNTHKTKFPSSAGKNILHNKVGFSFSAPLSKSISVKSIGTAKYDEVVVDEELEKIRRLQNGSDVRGVALDGEKGRKVDLTPPAVEAISQSFGEWVIKGLEKERGYPVENVRVSLGRDPRITGSKLSVAVFAGLAHAGCMVFDMGLATTPACFMSTILSPFSYDASIMMTASHLPYTRNGLKFFTKRGGLTSTEVEEICDKAARKYANRMAKVSTLLSVIPTKVDFMSTYAMHLREIIRERIDHPLYPDTPLQGFQIIVNAGNGSGGFFTWDVLDKLGADTFGSLHLNPDGMFPNHIPNPEDKTAMALTRAAVLENSADLGIVFDTDVDRSGVVDNQGNPINGDKLIALMSAIVLREHPGTTIVTDARTSMALTRFITDRGGHHCLYRVGYRNVIDKGVQLNSDGVETHLMMETSGHGALKENHFLDDGAYMVVKIIIEMVRMKLAGSNEGIGSLIKDLEEPFESVELRINIVSEPRHAKAKGSEAIQTFRNYIEEGRLRGWELDSCGDCWVSEGCLVDTNDDPAPIDAEMYRAKVSNERHGQHGWVHMRQSIHNPNIAVNLQSSVPGGCLSMARAFRDEFLKASGVYTFLDISQVDKFTENGSIA, encoded by the exons ATGCTTCTGTGTTTACCTTATCTCCCGAGGCTTgatttttattcaaacaaattaagtGTGCCAACAAAACAAACAATGGCTGCTTCTACTTCTCCAAACTTCTCAACATCTTTGCACAAGAACACTCACAAAACAAAGTTTCCTTCATCAGCAGGGAAGAATATACTGCATAACAAAGTTGGGTTCTCATTTTCTGCTCCGCTCAGTAAATCCATAAGTGTGAAATCCATTGGCACTGCGAAGTACGATGAAGTTGTGGTGGATGAAGAGTTGGAGAAGATTAGAAGGCTTCAGAATGGTTCAGATGTTAGAGGAGTGGCATTGGATGGTGAGAAAGGCAGAAAAGTTGACCTTACTCCACCTGCTGTGGAGGCAATATCACAGAGTTTTGGGGAATGGGTTATCAAAGGTTTAGAGAAAGAACGAGGATACCCTGTAGAGAATGTGAGAGTGTCTCTTGGACGTGACCCTAGAATTACTGGGTCAAAACTGAGTGTTGCAGTTTTTGCAGGTCTTGCTCATGCAGGTTGCATGGTGTTTGACATGGGACTAGCTACCACACCAGCTTGTTTCATGAGCACAATATTGTCTCCATTTTCCTATGATGCTTCAATCATG ATGACAGCTTCCCACTTGCCTTATACCAGAAATggtcttaaattttttacaaagAGAGGTGGATTGACTTCAACAGAGGTGGAGGAAATATGTGATAAAGCTGCTCGAAAATATGCAAATAGGATGGCCAAAGTCTCTACTTTGCTTAGTGTCATACCAACAAAAGTTGATTTTATGAGCACTTATGCAATGCACCTACGAGAAATCATCAGGGAGAGAATCGATCATCCTCTGTATCCTGACACTCCACTTCAGGGATTTCAG ATTATAGTTAATGCTGGAAATGGGTCAGGAGGATTCTTCACATGGGATGTGTTGGACAAACTCGGTGCAGATACCTTTGGGTCTCTGCATCTGAACCCTGATGGGATGTTTCCGAATCACATTCCCAACCCTGAGGACAAAACAGCAATGGCACTCACCAGAGCAGCAGTGTTAGAAAACTCAGCTGATCTTGGAATAGTTTTCGACACTGATGTAGACAGAAGTGGGGTGGTTGATAACCAAGGGAACCCCATAAATGGTGACAAACTCATTGCTCTCATGTCTGCCATTGTGTTAAGGGAACATCCAGGAACAACCATAGTCACCGACGCTCGTACAAGCATGGCACTCACCAGATTCATAACTGATAGAGGTGGTCACCATTGCCTCTACCGTGTAGGATACAGGAATGTCATTGACAAGGGAGTTCAACTTAACAGTGATGGAGTTGAAACACATCTTATGATGGAAACCTCTGGGCATGGTGCTCTTAAAGAAAACCATTTCCTTGATGATG GTGCTTACATGGTGGTCAAGATTATAATTGAAATGGTGCGGATGAAGCTTGCGGGATCAAATGAAGGGATTGGGAGTCTTATAAAAGATCTTGAAGAACCCTTTGAATCAGTAGAGCTTAGGATAAATATTGTCTCTGAACCACGACATGCTAAAGCTAAAGGATCAGAAGCCATTCAAACATTTAGAAACTACATTGAg GAAGGGAGGCTGAGAGGGTGGGAGTTAGACTCATGTGGTGATTGTTGGGTGAGTGAAGGGTGTCTTGTAGATACAAATGACGATCCAGCTCCCATTGATGCTGAAATGTACAG GGCAAAAGTGTCAAACGAGAGACATGGACAACATGGTTGGGTTCACATGAGGCAGAGTATTCATAATCCTAACATTGCTGTGAACCTTCAATCATCTGTTCCAGGAGGTTGCTTGTCTATGGCACGAGCTTTTAGAGATGA GTTTCTCAAAGCAAGTGGAGTTTATACATTCCTTGACATCTCTCAAGTTGATAAGTTTACTGAAAATGGATCCATAGCCTGA
- the LOC106766023 gene encoding uncharacterized protein LOC106766023, producing the protein MSMNHCSSCSWGSSRGASSRRMVGSQICYCGELAVLRVAKTAKNESKPFWGCPNYKRSQNEELRGCNFFKWQREDDVDERDITIGWQRRKTINLEKSLLVCQKREKLLRVVVDFLEWGGV; encoded by the exons ATGTCAATGAATCACTGTTCGTCTTGCTCATGGGGGAGCTCTCGTGGTGCTTCATCAAGAAGAATGGTTGGCAGCCAAATATGCTATTGTGGAGAGCTTGCCGTATTGAGAGTCGCAAAAACTGCTAAGAATGAGAGCAAGCCTTTTTGGGGCTGCCCTAATTACAAG CGTAGTCAAAATGAAGAACTGCGAGGatgtaatttcttcaaatggcAGAGGGAAGATGATGTAGATGAAAGGGATATTACAATTGGATGGCAAAGGAGAAAGACTATTAATTTGGAAAAATCACTTTTGGTTTGTCAGAAAAGGGAGAAG CTTCTTCGTGTTGTTGTTGACTTCCTTGAGTGGGGTGGGGTGTAG